Below is a window of Spelaeicoccus albus DNA.
CCAGCGAGGCCGCGGCCAACAGCAGTGCGCCGATCGGGACGGCGATATTGACCCAGCGCGCGGACTGCGGCCGCACGATGATGACCCACACCAGAAACGCGTAAATGGCGACCGGTAGGCAAAGCGCGGCCTGTGCGGCAGTGCGCGAGAGGTCGGAGCCGGCATCGAAGTCGACAAGCACCTCGATCCCGGCCGACACGGCCGCTACGCAGGCAAAGATGAGCGCATGCAAATACCCCCACCGCAACGCGACACTGAGCCGCACGAGCAGGTGTTGTTGCGGCAAGGCGAAGTAGACCCACCACAAACACGCGATGACGACGAGGGCCGTTGCGGCCAGCACTATCAGCTCGGGTCCGTGCCCGGGCGACCCGAATGCCTCGACCACGGTATGCGTCGATGCCAGGATCGATTCGCCCAGCACAATGATCGTGAAACACGAATAGCGGTCGGCGATGTGGCCGGGATGCCAGTTCGTTTGCCCATGCCGTTCGGCTATCACCGGAACCGACAGTTCGATGATCGCTCCAATGAGGAACGGTATGAGGGTGATGGAGCCGGGCAGCAACAGGATGAGCACCCAATAGGCCTGCGCCATGGCGATGCCGACGGCGTACCGCAGCGTGGTCGGACGCGCGTCCCGATGGTCGTGGGCGGCGCGCAACCACTGAAAGATCATCGAGAGCCGCATCACGACGTAGCCGAGCACTCCGAGCGTGAACGTACGGTGTTCGACGGCCAAGAAACCGGGAATGCCCGCGGCAAGCACCAGGGCACCGCCCATTTGGACGATGGTGGTGATGCGATAGAGCCAATCGTCGGTGTCATAGGCCGAGGCGAACCAGGTGAAGTTCATCCAGGCCCACCAGATGGCGAAGAAAGCCATCAGGTAACCGACGATTCCCGGCCCGGAGTGTCCGTGCGCGATAGCCGCATGCAGGCCGGACGACGCTTGCGAGACCGCCACGACGAAGACCAAGTCGAAGAGCAGCTCGAGCGGGGTGGCGCCGCGGCCGGGTTCATCCCGACGTCGCGGAACCATGCGCGGCAATGATTGACGAGGTGGGGGCATGCGCCAATTATGCCGGGAAGCTTTAAATCTCCCAGTCGCCGGTCGACACGACGTCGCTGAGCGGTCGACGGGTGCGCGGCGCGCTTTCGCGCTCGCGGTACGGCTCGGGCAGCGCGGCCGGATCGCCAATCGTGCCGACTGCCGTCACCGACACGGCGCAGAACCTGTCCGGTAGATCGAAGGCCGTGCGAATGGCCTCGGCGTCGAAACCGCCCATCTGGTGCACGTGCAGGCCTTCGTGGTGAGCTTGGACGCTGAAGTTCGCGACGGCCTGCCCGAGGTCGTACTCGGCCCAGCGAAGTTCCGTGCCGTCATCGCGCCGAAGCTCGGCCACATTGACGACGAGCGCGGAGACCGAACCGGCCCACTTGCGGTTCCCCTCGGCCAGGTTCGTGAAGATCTTGTCGAACGCCTTCGTGCCGCGTCGGCCGATGATGAACCGCCACGGCTGTGTATTGGCGGCGGACGGCGACCAGCGCGCGGCTTCGAGCGCTCCGGCCAGCCGGCCCTCCGGGAGGACTGCCTCGGGATCGAACGCGCGCGGCGACCAGCGTTCCGACAGTACGGGGAGGATCGGGGCGGCGGTATCGGCGGCGCGAGCGGCGGAATCGATCGACATGGAACTCCAATTTCTGCGGTTGAATCTTCAACTGGGCACAACCGCCGGAATGCCGATGATCTTCCCGAAGCGTTACGTGACGTCCCTCACTCGCGAGACAAGATCGACTACCGACTGCGGGGCGGACGTTTTCAACCCGAGGATGTCGCGGGCGATGGCGTCGGCGTCGCCCAGCGAGA
It encodes the following:
- a CDS encoding low temperature requirement protein A, producing MPPPRQSLPRMVPRRRDEPGRGATPLELLFDLVFVVAVSQASSGLHAAIAHGHSGPGIVGYLMAFFAIWWAWMNFTWFASAYDTDDWLYRITTIVQMGGALVLAAGIPGFLAVEHRTFTLGVLGYVVMRLSMIFQWLRAAHDHRDARPTTLRYAVGIAMAQAYWVLILLLPGSITLIPFLIGAIIELSVPVIAERHGQTNWHPGHIADRYSCFTIIVLGESILASTHTVVEAFGSPGHGPELIVLAATALVVIACLWWVYFALPQQHLLVRLSVALRWGYLHALIFACVAAVSAGIEVLVDFDAGSDLSRTAAQAALCLPVAIYAFLVWVIIVRPQSARWVNIAVPIGALLLAAASLAPFGVQFAALILAALAGMLTRFGGRRPHQSPAQTPPA
- a CDS encoding nitroreductase family protein gives rise to the protein MSIDSAARAADTAAPILPVLSERWSPRAFDPEAVLPEGRLAGALEAARWSPSAANTQPWRFIIGRRGTKAFDKIFTNLAEGNRKWAGSVSALVVNVAELRRDDGTELRWAEYDLGQAVANFSVQAHHEGLHVHQMGGFDAEAIRTAFDLPDRFCAVSVTAVGTIGDPAALPEPYRERESAPRTRRPLSDVVSTGDWEI